Genomic DNA from Cucumis melo cultivar AY chromosome 10, USDA_Cmelo_AY_1.0, whole genome shotgun sequence:
accaattcaaccttaattgggaaaaatccaagatttaaatcttaaaaagtttagccaattgaacctttacagaaacaccaaatagatccaaaattaaattaataaaatattaatttaattttattggcttaccaaggttactcagatggaggttggaaaatcctcttatccttgatgaaaaattcatcactttaaatcctcaagcttccaaagagaccaatcttaacttcaactgaggcgacgacagcagagggttatcttagagaagaagataaagaacctttttctttttcctttatttccatcttaagcattccaatgctatttatagacccaaataataacaataataataataattattattattattatttccttttccttttaggatatatatatatataataccaaaaaaatatacatatatctttattcccattatctttcctaaataaatttcttaatcttaggcatttataaccattaataataataataataatacttctttattattattatttttctctcaccaaaatctaccataaatatatatttatttaaaccattattctctcttataaataaatatatatctttttcgtccaatcaaatcaaccatctctctccttatggattatcttcttttccaaacaaatataattatattccatcatataattaacttcactttttcaaattattaattaaatatatatccacgtatatatactcaattaaatccaattccactaaaaacaacttttccctccaaaatctcaaattaacttaaatcctcaattcttttaatcaatcaaatcttttccaataaatcacttataacttccaacatgaattatcttaacccaaccataacaacttcactccagaatcaatatttatctttctgcagaataattaattatcatccacaataattaattattatttacctttcttccaaaataattaattatcttctacaataataattattattatttatctttctccaaaataattaattattttccacaataattaattattatttatctttctccaaagtaattatccttttacaaataattgtattttttaaaatataattattttactttttctccttactaaatattctttctccaaaataattatcttttccttaaataattatatttcaacaaatataattatcttttccattaACATAATAATTGTGTATATaattccacatatacatataattattaaatctccaacaaacttttcacccgataatttaattaaataacatctataattatttaattaaattcaacttcaacaacactaaaaatccacaactttatttaatcctcttaacctaccatttaaacaaaaacttaacaaacaccacatgccaatacctcaaattaattaaatattcatccaagaaatatttaattaatttcaattcccacctaaatcaaataattctcattaaatggattcaaaataacgcccaataaattatcttattttttggggcgttacaagtttacttaaaatagccttgggatcttagtttattggagttaagattatagtatttaatttctcaataacaactttattgaatagaatatgattacaaactacgagtttaggacataaattccaacaaactcccacttggactaaaactcttaGTGAGATgaaaatgtttgaatttaactataagagagaataatacatatgagtacaataaacatatgaatataataaactagggcacatgcctaataagtctcccacttgtctTAGTTTACAAACATCGTAGACCTAAATTCTGTAGGTGGCCCTCAAACACCTTAGTCGTGAGGGCTTTTGTAAAAGGATCAACAATGTTTTGCTCGAAAGAAATGTGGATCACTACAACGTCACCACGATGTATAATTTGcctgataagatggtacttgcGTTCGATATGCTTTCCCTCTTTATGgcttctaggttctcgtgaatttgcaactgcaccactgttgtcacagtataaagtgattggcagatgcataCTTGGAACAATTTCTAAATCTGGCAAGAATTTCCTTAGCCATATTGCTTcctttgctgcttcacaagtTGCTATATATTCAGCCTCCACTGTGGAGTCGGCTATACAAGTTTGTTTTACgcttctccatactactgctcctccattaaaatgaatattgatcctgatgtagactttctagcatctttatccgtttggaaatcagaatcagtgtatctAATAAGGATCAGATCCTCAGTACCATATacgagcatgtagtcttttattcttctaagatattttagaatattcttaatgGTTGTCCAGTGATCACATCTGGGATTGGACTGATACCGACCATCCCTACTGAAAAGAAAATGTcgggtctagtacataacattgcgtACATCAAACTTCCAACAGTGGAAGCATAGGAAATTTTTCTCATATCCTCAatttcttgaggtgtcttaggacattgttcttttgaaaaatgaattccatatctgtatgacagcagaccctttttggaattctgcattttatatctagacaacattttgtcaatataagatgcttgagacatggctagtaTTCTATTTTTACGGTTCCGAACAATTTGGattccaagaacatattgtgcatctcccaaatctttcatttgaagttgcatagctagccatttcttgatATAAGTAAGATAACCTACGTCtttcccaatgagtagaatatcatctacatataatACTAAAAATGTTATAATGGAATTGACGACCTTTTTGTAAACACAAAGTTcgtcaacattttgttcaaagtCATAAGACTTGATTgcagtatcaaatcttatattccaggatctagatgcttgcttcaaaccataaatgaatttctaaagcttacaaaccttttaTTCTTGACCCTTTACTATAAACCCTTCTAGTTGAGCCATATAGATACTCTTTTCAAgatttccattcaaaaaagttgtcttgacatccatctgccaaatttcataatcataaaaagtggcgatggataagagtatttTAATTGACTTTAGCATGGCAACgggagagaaagtttcttcatagTCCACTCCCTCTCTTTTGGTATAAGATTTTGCCACAAGTCGAGCCTTAAAAGTGTGTACTTTATCAGCTTGTATCGTTTTCTTTTGTAGAtacatttacaaccaataggttttacgctatttggttgatctactaaAGTCCAGACATAATTGAaatacatagactccatttcaaggtccatgactttgatccattggtcacgGTCTACATCATTTATTGCCTATTTATAGGTTAGTGGATCCTCTAtgccatcatcaggtatgaCGACTTGAGTTTCACTTAAACCCAATTAGCAATCAGACTGAtgaacaaccctcccactacgtCGAGACTCTCTCAACTCTTGAAAAGGATGTGTTTAACCAGatttcctagttttatcaactactttagtggatgaactaggtttatctgtAGCACTTTTGGAAAtcttttttaatactaatttactgCGAGGTTGATGATCCTTGATGTGCTCTTCTTCTAAGAATGTGGCATTTgttgatacaaatactttattttcttgaggatcaTAAAACAGACCACCTCTAGATTCCTTTGGATAACCTATGAATagacataattttgaacgatgtttcaattttttaggattttgtaCTTACACATATGTCGGACATCCCCAAAttctaaagtgacgtaaactttCTTTACGTCCTTTCTAaagctcataaggtgtttctgaaacactttTAGATGGAACGTTGCTCAAAATATAGACAGCtatttctaaagcatatccccaaaaGGAATTCGACAACTGAGCAAAGCTCTTCATAGAGCGAATCATGTCTAACAAGATTCGATTTCTTCTTTCTAATACATCGTTCTGCTGAGGCGTACTAGATGTAGAGAGTTGTGACTGGATTCCATGTTCTTCAAATAGTCATGAAATCGCAAGTCCAAATATTCTCCACCTTGATCTGATCGaagtatttttattgttttatctAATTCATTCTCAATTGCAGCCTTATatattctttgaatttttcaaaagaatcagacttgtgatgaattaggtaaacatgaccgtacctcgaataatcatcaataaaactaataaaatattcACACCCTCCCCGAGCTTTGACGTTCATTGGTTCACAAAGGtccgaatgtacgagctctaaaAGTATTTTGGCTCTGAGAcattttccagtaaaagatctcttggtcatttttccttaaatacaagattcacaaggaggtaaagagttatcttctaactcaCTTAGAAGTCCACTTTTAACTAATCTTTCCAACCCTATTGAGATTTTTTGACCAAATCTCAAGTGTCATAAATAGGCATTAAAAGAaactttttatcttttattctgagttttggttgttctaaacatttcaatatttaagagaaaatttgattgtgttggtcttaacttatataagtttttTTCATGTATAGCAGAACAGATTTGGATACTTTTATagaaaatgaacgcttcattaatttcaaaagatattctatacatgtgttccaaaatacaagaaatagatattaaatttattttcatttgtggtacatacaagacattctttaTTATGATATATCTATTTCCAAAATACAACTTTAAATCTCTCACTGCTTCAGCTGAGACCATCTCTTCTGGTCCAAccttgagagtgatctcgccttctgaaagccttttccaagaactattttcctgaaatgagaaTCAAATATGGTCAGTGGCTCTTGAATCTAATATCCATATTGAATTTTCatattccactaaacatgtttcaacaaCTAGTATATCATATTTACCTTGCGTTTCCTTCTCTGTCTTTTTCTCTGCAAGGTACTTTAGGCAGTTTCTCAACTAGTGTCCGTTCTGACCATAGTGGTAACACTTACCTTTTTTTGTAGCTTTCTTTCCCTTGTTCTAGTTAAGAGTCTtcccctttcctttctttttataggTTTAGGTTTTGAGGGTCTAGCTTTGGTTTTAGAGGACGATTCTCttgaagattttatttttgtggtagcaacatttgcttccacttGTTTTCCCTTACCCATGGTAAGGGTCTGGAATCGCTGGAGCTCGTTTAGAAGGGTTGTTAGgttaaactctatcttgttAAGGGACACATTTGTTTGAAATGATATGAAACTCTTCGGAAGAGACTTTAAGATAAAACTAACCTGATTGGCCTCATCAATGGCACCACCATTTACTTCAGTGatgttgaagtgcatcatcatgtccaggacatattctctaacagaggtcccctccttcatacgcttagtgtaaatgtatttgattgcctcgtgtcttagggaccattctggttgcccaaacattgCCGTTAATTCATCCATAATTTCTTTagtcgtggctaaggattcatgtttctttgctagAACATCTGACATGCTGGAAAGAATGTAGACACGGGCTTTTTCATTAGCCTTtacccatcgatcatatgcttctTGACTAGTTCGATTAGCATTAGAGGTAGGGGTTTGAagacattcctcagttaagacaaatctcAAATCGTCAATTACCAGTATTGtgttaaaatttgattttcatgtCGCATAATAATTGCAATTAAGTTTTTTAGAAGCTAACAATTGAACtattgagctattcatgctAAAAAAAcatattgtaacgacccaactccttatactaagtcgaagccattactaattttaaaaaaacaaataaagtttataaagtttggataaaatgaaacaaaacctcaaaaatttaaattatttagaaGTCTAATCAAAAGTAATTTGCGATATGTGTAAAggtaaaatcctaactcgggccctatctaattttaaagaaataaaataacaaataaggaATAACTAAAATGCAAACGTTTAAGGTCTGAACTTGgatataaagcggaagcaagagatccctatggctcgccacggtcacttctggtcgctcgccagcttgcccttgcctgaaaaaataaaatggaaagagtgagtataaaatactcagtaagggacccactactagtcccgctaggtgcctgttaacttcctattagagtcctcaaaatggtacccaagaactgacacgttcccgaacacgtgcaacatgtgatcccgtaggaacaaaatctggtcttcggtgacccaaaggaacacctaggaaaaactggtctgtagcgtacccggaggaaacgctaagacaatcgggttgcgaggatcccgtcgaatcactcgaatcatgtctatatcaatgtCAGATTGGCGGTCtggtcggactacgcagtcctaaataggtggtgatcccgaaggacacccatgcaggtacgactctaataggataaactaacatgcaccctaaccatagcatacacgTAACATAGCATCATTACGTCATCATGTTACATCCTATCATCATATCACACCACATCATCATGTCAAATCATatcatcatatcaaatcacatcttcatgtcatatcatatcctcattaattgacatgtcgttatgcaatctagtcatcaatgtgcataactaagaatgtattcgatctcttaattctactcgtatggctagtagtagaatctcttacctgaagatttgctcaacgagtccTAACTGCAAGGTCACGCTTTCCCAGCAGCGAAGTCCTACTGGTAAGAACACAAATTTTTCATAACTTAATCACCAATCGACCAAAGACTCCAGACATTCCATTGAAGTAACTTACCTTAGGTTGAGGTTGCGACGCTTGAGCCCTTAACTGGAGAAGTCCCACGCTCCAAGATCAATTGGTCCTAGATGTttcttaagagaaataatttaatttttaaccccaaaattaaattatttgagatccaacaaattttaaatgtttagctgggtattccaaaacccaatcaacttaaCAAACTAGGTGAAAAAGATCGAAGCAGGCTGACGACTCAAAGACAGGTGAAGCGGCTAGGCGACTCGGCTAGAAAGCAGAAAACGGCTCGGACATGCGGCTCGCGCGTGCGACTCGGCTACTGTGTAGGCGCTGGCGCGGCTCGCGATCGGCTCACGGAGAAGGGCGCGGGTCGGATCAGCTTCACGCGGTGAAGAAAACGCGGGTCGAGCTCCGGGTCGAAGGCGAGGGCACGGCTGTTCGGGTCGGGTGCGCGTGTGTGACTCGGGTTGCGGAGGTGCGGGTGCGGCTGGGCTTCGCAGACTTTGACGAACGGTGCTCGATGTGCGACGACGTGGCTGAGTGAGCGGTTGGGCTTCGCAGACTTCGATGGACGGCGCTCGATGTGCGACAGCGTTGCTGGGCGAGCGGTTGGGCGACGCGACTGAACTCGTAACGGCAGCTGACGGAAATGCTCGGGCGGACGACGGATCGGTGAAGACGATGCAGCGGGGCTCCACGTGAACGACTTAGAGACGCGGCTGAGATCCGCGCGTGACGGCTGGAGCTCAGCGGGCTTCGGTCGACGGTGGCGGCGGCGTGGCTTCGGCTAgggtttctttccttttttttttctttttctttctcaaagaAGGTGATGATGGTTTGCACAAGTCCCAATGGTCCTTTTTAaagagataataataataataataggcttaatattcttcttcttttctctttccctaatttaatcaattgaatccacttaatctctttcttatttaaGCCCAACAATCTCccataaaaaaatatcaaaatcaccCAATCACCTTAatcttttttccaaataaatatcacccttagatattttcttgatgtctaaaaatcaaatgttcataaatcacttaattgaaaacactcaaaatttcaataactacacttaagataataaattaaattctaaattgttggggcgttacacatgTTCTCTTTAGAAATAAACCTATAATCCTTTATAAACCAATCTAATTTAGCAACGACTAATAATGTACCCTTCAttatttatgttttgcaacaatatttcaaaagtttagGATAACCTCTATCGAAGGGCAGTCGATTATTcctcctttgaaccaagacaatcttgtCTAGATGCTAACTCTAGAATAACATTTAGTTATCGCTTCTTTGGTCGAGAATgtactaacaacttagtaattcttatAAGTGTAACCCGTCATTTTTGGATCTCAGAGATCAGAACCAATACGCTcccgaaagtggaaagacaatatgaaaactgatCTAAGAAAAACTATCAATCTTTGGAGTTCGCGATGTGCTGAATCCTATAACACAATTCTCTGAGGGGGAACTTTGCTCCAGAGCAGACAAGCAagcgcattataggaatctcacagTGCGACCTAATagaagagaccgtgggatgtgTCGTCACATATCCCTTatccacttactatgaactacttcccctattcaccttaatcttgatccatgcaaacactctccgaaGGGAGTCCGCTCTTATATACGGTGTAAAGCCCTGCATGGATCTCACaatgtgaactcttagggacgctaGAATTAAAAGTACATTACTCCTCTCTAGCTAAAGTGTTCTATAATGATTTTAAGGGTATTAGAAACTTTAGGATTATATTTAGGCTAACGTAAACAAATCCTAAGTCTAGGTAAAACATCCGAGCATAACTTATTATACTAGATTTTAATCTACGATGTCTaagtgataaaccaattttattacctaacacctctcacgcatgctcataaaactaggttaactaggctcaagaactgatAATTACGATCTCCAAGTAGGacgtgttccgtaaaccgtcaacttaagaatctccaaccttagtcatcttgTCTGACTTGTTAACAAGATCGAATCAAATAAGCCTCTTGTAACCaattttacaagatatcgacctaattctatgaaatttggaagatatgatttttaacctaggtgagcatgcatcttatctttgttatagatttcaaacgtctaattcattttataacacttaaaaaaaacttagacaaacctataacaTACATCCAAcaatatataaccattatataaagaaattaattaatatggatttactttatttaactttcaattaaatcatattttaattaaattaaatcatacttaataaaattaaataaattattgattaattaattaattaattttattaaatcatatttaatcaaaattaatttaattaattaaataattaattaattatattaaataaataaataaataaatatattaattaatatccatattaattaattaacatgcatgtttatattaactacaaagcgggccacatccatagtatctttgaataaggcgcccaacctttatttatatactatagactatttaggttatttactcgaacttaatccatatttatgtctctatataaagttcaagtttactcaaaatagccttgggatcttaagattatagtattcaatttctcaataacgactttattaaatagaatatgattacaaactacgagttttaggacataaatttcaacaatattGAACTAAACATGTATTTATAAAAGGGAATAATGATGGTTGAGGATACATTTAGCATTTTAGATTTAGGTTTAATTTTCACATTACTATCATATTTGAATTAGAATAATGGAAAATTATCTTTTAGTCCccaaattttgaagaatatGTGTGTTTGGTCCTTGGATTTGGAAAATGTATTTGTTTTGTTCCTAGGTTTATAAGAGAAAAGTTAtagtaaataacaaaattttggaaataaacaaaaaatataacacaaggataaaatatttgtaaaaatagcaaatgtTTACTAGTCAACttgtaaaattttataattgCAACTCTGCTCTTTTGTGGCTATCATTAATAGATGTTATCACTAGTAGACGATATTAATGATAATAACTGATAGTACATTTCTTTAATTGAAGTTATCACTAATAACATCTATCAGTGGTAGCAACTTATAGCAGCTATCAATCGCTATCATTAGTAGCTTCTATCAACAATAACTTCATTTAAGAAAATCGGGAAGAAACACTCGTAAAGGTGACAAATAGAAAGTTATCACACTGATAGTATTTATAAGTGATAACAACTAGTACCATCTATTGGTGATAGTAACTAATAGCAACTATTAGTGACAACATCTATTGGTGATAGCTGCTACTACTAATATTTGTTATCATTGATAATTTTTAGATTGAGGAATTTGGGAAAAAGTGCCCAAAATTATAGATGGATATGAATTTTTAGTCTTTTACTAATTTTGTGTTGTATATGCAATTATTTTATCATTATACTATATATTCTATTATTTTGACTTAAATGTTATTTATGCATGAGTCTTTTATAAAAATAGACTCATTTAGTTCCTGAGTTTCTAAAATGTACCATTTTAGTCACCgaattttaaaaataggtttaaaaatatataaaaataatttctaaaatccatatcctctaaaactacttttaaaattttaaatgttatatagctattttaaaaaataaaacaaaactaggATTTTCTAAAtctattattaaaatttaaggaCTAAAAAAGATACAATTTAAAAGCTCATAGACTAATAAATCTATTCTTATAAACATGAAAACTAAAAAGGTAAATATTTAAAACTCATAAATCAAATACATATATTCATCAAAACTTGAAGATTAAAAAGGTAATTTTTTCATAGAACAATTATTTGAAATGATAAAACTACtgaaaaaatatttcaaatattgcAAAATGTAGTACGTTAGAGATAGATAGTGATGAACGCTAGATGAATAATAGTTTATCCTTGTATACATTGATAGAcaataatattttactatatttataaatatttttgatccattttattatatttgataacATCTGTAATAggaaataaataattaaaacaaacCTAATAAATGTAGATGGATAATTGTGCTTAAAGAGTAAAATggtaagaaaataataaatataaccAAGATCAAACCCTCTATTAATTTATTGATTCTGTATAGTCAacttatttttttaacttttttactttagtttcatgtttgttaagtaaatatttgaattattagctaaattttaaaaacagaaTTTAATAATTACGCATATAACTTGAACTTGGATCAAGAGTTCAAATATTCAAATTCTCACCTTGCCACTTAAACATTAACCTAATGCAACAACGATTACACATACTTGAATTTAACCactattataataattaagaaaagaaagaaaaaaaaaaaacattgtgCAAAAGAAGTTCAAAGGTGGTAGGGTTCATTTAGATAATTCAATGGCAAGATTGTTAGCCAATGATGATATGGTTGGTTGAGACACACCTCTAGTCCCTCCCAAGTACCATTTCTTAATCATCTCAACCACATTTCCATTCTCAACTTTCATCTTTGATTCCTCCTTCTCATCACTTGAAAACTCTATCTGCAAAAATTCCACATACCAAATATAAGATATACTCTTTTAGAAATTATAATGCAATTAATTGTTCATTGAATTTTATTGAACACAAAGTTGAAAGTTGAAGAACTTATGTTAGATATATACTTGAGCACTTTGGAGAATCACACTTCAAAAGTCAACTATTTGGAATGGATTTGGGGTGGGAGAgccaacaacttaaatataccaCTTTTTTCATTCCATTCTAGCCAATGTGGGACAAAAGCATTTCATATATACTTACCTTGCATGTCTACTAACAACTTATTAGAAGCTTTCTAAAGTTTAAAAGTCAAATAAACACCTCAAAATGTATGAactaaactttcataaataacCCATATAGTAGGAACTATATATGTATGAAGATTGTATCAAACCACGGGACTATTGATTAGATTTAATCGAACAAAACTCTAACATTTTCTAAAGAACCAACATTGTgattaaaactaaatttaaataaaaaacaaaaataaaatgataatcTCTAAACATTTAGAGAAGTTAGTTACCTGAGCAATGGTTGAAGCTGGTGGGAAATGAAAGTTTATAACAGAATGCGTCTTCAAATATTTGGACTGAAAAAATTCAACAATTTTTTCCAACTGAGCTTCCTCTTCATCTTCATATTTGTCATCAGCTGCCAATCTATCCCTAACTGCACTCTCCAACTGAACTCCATATTGTGACCCTTTGATCTCTTTGATCACCACTACTCTTATTACCTTCTCCACTGGAGCTGTCACCATTTTAAGCATTTAAGGTCTAGACTTTAGCTTTCCCAATTCCAGTTATTAGTTGAGATTTTGAGACAAAGATTTGATTAACTTTCCGTACTTccaaaagttaaaatattacCCTCGAAAATTTAGAAACATTTTGAAActacttttaaattataaattcttTAGAATTGTAGATGGAAATAAATTGTGATATAAAAGGGTGATCATAGTGACATAGAACAAAAGATTTGGGTCAATACGTCCTCTTTAATATATCTTTGAAATTCTCAAGGAATTGTCTCCTCCAAATATTTTTGAAACATTTGTGAAAATTTAGGACTCATTTTACAATTATTGAAATGATAAAAGGTATTTTAGAAAATGACAAAATCCAAAGGTGTtgttatataatttaaacttaatttaatatatgttTTTGGATTCTAAGTTCACTTATAACGGTTTTACATTTTGCTTCGGAAGTAATTTTCAAagtataaataatatatttagatatgctttcatttcttttttttttaatcaaatctTTGACTTTTGAGACTTATAAAATTCTCACTGTATATAATATGAGAAATTTTTATGAATGGCAAAGTAAAACTATTaacaaaatttaacaaaaagGTTAAATAGACTCTAAAGAATTTTATAGAGTAAATAATTATAACTTTTGGCTATAATTGAAAATGTTCCTATATATATACACGTGTTTttcaattaatattttttaataattgttaaaatttagtaacaattttaattagaaaaattG
This window encodes:
- the LOC103496746 gene encoding chalcone isomerase-like protein 2; amino-acid sequence: MASITKLKIPSPSPVTLFSLSRSTSSFLSPSPIMGSEVEVVADIAFPKQIVKAKPLSLLGHGTTEIEIHFLEIKLTAIGVYLEPSVVEHLQQWKGKAAKDLVEDDDFFQAIVSAPVEKVIRVVVIKEIKGSQYGVQLESAVRDRLAADDKYEDEEEAQLEKIVEFFQSKYLKTHSVINFHFPPASTIAQIEFSSDEKEESKMKVENGNVVEMIKKWYLGGTRGVSQPTISSLANNLAIELSK